From a single Bos indicus isolate NIAB-ARS_2022 breed Sahiwal x Tharparkar chromosome 11, NIAB-ARS_B.indTharparkar_mat_pri_1.0, whole genome shotgun sequence genomic region:
- the PIERCE1 gene encoding piercer of microtubule wall 1 protein isoform X3, whose product MSEEDPKACAEPEEPKAGPPPEKTSDWYRVSEDLPARFNNPAWFRGYRTKEPPSVYRTSNQAYGSRAPTVHEMPCRGLGFSPACPNPGAHAAQLEALRTTPPEVRPKAAA is encoded by the exons ATGTCGGAGGAGGACCCCAAAGCGTGCGCGGAGCCAGAGGAGCCCAAGGCCGGGCCCCCGCCGGAGAAAACCAGCGACTGGTACCGCGTGAGCGAGGACCTGCCGGCCAGGTTCAACAACCCGGCCTGGTTTCGGGGCTACAG GACCAAGGAGCCCCCCTCAGTGTACAGGACCAGTAACCAAGCTTATGGTAGCAGAGCCCCCACTGTGCACGAGATGCCG tgcaggggactcgggttctcTCCGGCGTGCCCCAACCCCGGAGCCCACGCAGCACAACTGGAAGCTCTGCGAACAACCCCGCCAGAagtaagacccaaagcagccgcGTAA
- the PIERCE1 gene encoding piercer of microtubule wall 1 protein isoform X1: MSEEDPKACAEPEEPKAGPPPEKTSDWYRVSEDLPARFNNPAWFRGYRTKEPPSVYRTSNQAYGSRAPTVHEMPKVFYPNSYKFSRQVAVGGMFQNNTLNVYMEKSIVTGPDNYITSYDRLNFHPSYRVCRPSICD, encoded by the exons ATGTCGGAGGAGGACCCCAAAGCGTGCGCGGAGCCAGAGGAGCCCAAGGCCGGGCCCCCGCCGGAGAAAACCAGCGACTGGTACCGCGTGAGCGAGGACCTGCCGGCCAGGTTCAACAACCCGGCCTGGTTTCGGGGCTACAG GACCAAGGAGCCCCCCTCAGTGTACAGGACCAGTAACCAAGCTTATGGTAGCAGAGCCCCCACTGTGCACGAGATGCCG AAGGTGTTTTATCCAAATTCGTATAAGTTTTCTAGACAAGTTGCAGTGGGCGGAATGTTCCAGAACAACACGCTCAATGTCTACATGGAGAAGAGCATTGTGACAGGTCCTGACAACTACATCACCTCCTATGACCGGCTCAACTTCCACCCCAGCTACAGGGTCTGCAGGCCGTCCATCTGTGACTGA
- the PIERCE1 gene encoding piercer of microtubule wall 1 protein isoform X2 — protein MSEEDPKACAEPEEPKAGPPPEKTSDWYRVSEDLPARFNNPAWFRGYRTKEPPSVYRTSNQAYGSRAPTVHEMPVFYPNSYKFSRQVAVGGMFQNNTLNVYMEKSIVTGPDNYITSYDRLNFHPSYRVCRPSICD, from the exons ATGTCGGAGGAGGACCCCAAAGCGTGCGCGGAGCCAGAGGAGCCCAAGGCCGGGCCCCCGCCGGAGAAAACCAGCGACTGGTACCGCGTGAGCGAGGACCTGCCGGCCAGGTTCAACAACCCGGCCTGGTTTCGGGGCTACAG GACCAAGGAGCCCCCCTCAGTGTACAGGACCAGTAACCAAGCTTATGGTAGCAGAGCCCCCACTGTGCACGAGATGCCG GTGTTTTATCCAAATTCGTATAAGTTTTCTAGACAAGTTGCAGTGGGCGGAATGTTCCAGAACAACACGCTCAATGTCTACATGGAGAAGAGCATTGTGACAGGTCCTGACAACTACATCACCTCCTATGACCGGCTCAACTTCCACCCCAGCTACAGGGTCTGCAGGCCGTCCATCTGTGACTGA
- the MRPS2 gene encoding small ribosomal subunit protein uS2m, translating into MATGAVLPRLLGAGVRAAPRGRAAQRGRTLGSAAAAAAREPERDSDRSARILSEPLKHSDFFNVKELFSVRSLFNARVHLGHKAGCRHRFMEPYIFGSRLGQDIIDLEQTATHLQLALNFTAHVAFRGGIILFVSRARQFSHLIESTARSCGEYAHTRYFKGGLLTNAPLLLGARVRLPDLIIFLHTLNNVFEPHVAVRDAAKMSIPTVGVVDTNCNPCLITYPVPGNDDSPPAVQLFCQLFQTAVTRAKEKRRQLEALYRLQGAPGPHPANPAAPGAPSPGAQAQLGVGHSP; encoded by the exons ATGGCGACTGGCGCGGTGCTGCCCCGGCTGCTTGGAGCGG GTGTCCGGGCGGCGCCCCGAGGCCGGGCCGCGCAGAGAGGCAGGACGCTGGGGAGCGCtgcggccgccgccgcccgcgaGCCCGAGCGCGACAGCG ATCGCAGCGCCCGGATCCTGAGCGAGCCCCTTAAGCACTCCGACTTCTTTAACGTCAAGGAGCTGTTTTCCGTGCGAAGCCTCTTCAACGCCCGGGTGCATCTGGGCCACAAGGCCGGCTGCCGGCACAG GTTCATGGAGCCGTACATCTTCGGGAGCCGCCTTGGCCAGGACATCATTGACCTGGAGCAGACGGCCACGCACCTGCAGCTCGCCCTGAACTTCACGGCCCACGTGGCCTTCCGCGGGGGCATCATCCTGTTCGTGAGCCGTGCCCGGCAGTTCTCACACCTGATCGAGAGCACGGCCCGGAGCTGCGGTGAGTACGCCCACACGCGCTACTTCAAGGGCGGCCTGCTGACCAACGCGCCCCTCCTGCTGGGCGCCCGGGTCCGCCTGCCGGACCTCATCATCTTCCTGCACACGCTCAACAACGTCTTCGAGCCCCACGTGGCCGTGAGGGATGCGGCCAAGATGAGCATCCCCACCGTGGGCGTCGTGGACACCAACTGCAACCCCTGCCTCATCACCTACCCCGTCCCCGGCAACGACGACTCGCCCCCGGCCGTGCAGCTCTTCTGCCAGCTCTTCCAGACGGCGGTCACCCGGGCCAAGGAGAAGCGCCGGCAGCTCGAGGCCCTGTACCGGCTGCAGGGCGCTCCGGGCCCCCACCCGGCCAACCCTGCTGCCCCGGGAGCACCTTCCCCTGGAGCGCAGGCCCAGCTGGGCGTGGGCCACTCCCCCTGA
- the PPP1R26 gene encoding LOW QUALITY PROTEIN: protein phosphatase 1 regulatory subunit 26 (The sequence of the model RefSeq protein was modified relative to this genomic sequence to represent the inferred CDS: deleted 1 base in 1 codon) has product MFLMNAPPVLALRSAWEAFGPPGSCRFPRCFSEPREGVSRVAASAQVQMAISRLQGDGAALGMSGDHARPGSQRAERGRGSLPTASPAFAAYGLATGLDPKREEEEASNLGPLVPDSDSDDSVDRDIEEAIQEYLRAKSGAAPPPAAGDAARRCGPEPALSGAPAAPCPPNPAAGPSPVQGSASPLSVSSDDSFEQSIQAEIEQFLSEKRLHETQKGDLPADRKADPGDSLARATCRPGREPPLKAPQQDLPGTGKEFVFRKLPRSAKASALPRGLRCKVTAEPAAAATAGPPAEAAPSKGRVRRGAGSARKGRQPRSVALVHEEPDSSSDDGIEEAIRLYQRERRREVRGHQGPLPTEEKGPVAPAHSLRGPWPEALSKTPGKKKPAAPKATDLGPGGPDSEHPPRPPRETTAPVPPGSAAAESLGVDGSPCRADTSAELMCAEAILDISKTILPAPVDGGERPPPTSPLRQGPDGNSSAVDSDDSIEREIRTFLALKAQSGGPLPHTETCARPAHSPPLPPSLSAPAPDTPDPSPGCRRRRSRMPCMPRRPRDTAEMQDAQDAERGQGRVQPGQGRAPEAPRRESESRGPPLPFKTGGPGDELGAPDPLGAAPPGPRQTAEGRRGDVQASSEEKSSSLDSDEDLDTAIKDLLRSKRRLRKRHRDPRASCKKRVRFSTTETQFLDKLGGFQKDWRDRSPHLLKSCLSKSRRDSRETPGRPPHIPSQETSRAKADGSGLEDAPSGPSAPWTRGRAAPRGLFSRESEAREPPGAARSPSSLSDDSSSIDSDDSIELEIRKFLAEKAKESVSGSEIPGGGPATLGTPTGARPELPGRKAPPPGPAAQPGMCTRSQRVRGGLPPGAEGPGGREEPSLRAGGAARTLSSPAPQPPWPGASWRRPGAPAGLPLPKGRRLPGETSVPPETRAPGGPEGVTGEGTFGQLPSHAEAGARVEGRSSLARTPGSQRDGVPRAGLALPWPDLSPQSRLQSTWVLGPEGRDVAAWRGGLGGQREKGPEGQARGSPSLATDSRRGLPFAGFSPLLSTQLFHFGKSMPWGAKQASLFSPGLGLPLQGPSFSAFREAQATRNPVFGSPRLLVKEGGRWPCRKPRAGLSLSDRRGSGPEESVLDLRFGRRGLDRDDEEPEALGSDASELSDTSVEEGGGPTAQGPVLQL; this is encoded by the exons ATGTTTCTCATGAACGCACCTCCTGTGCTGGCCCTGCGGTCCGCGTGGGAGGCCTTCGGCCCGCCCGGGAGCTGTAGGTTTCCCCGATGCTTCTCGGAGCCCAGAGAGGGCGTCTCGAGAGTGGCGGCGAGCGCCCAGGTGCAGATGGCCATCAGCAGGCTTCAGGGTGACGGGGCAGCCCTGGGCATGAGCGGCGACCATGCCCGGCCGGGAAGCCAGAGGGCGGAGAGGGGCCGGGGCTCCCTGCCGACTGCCAGCCCCGCCTTTGCGGCCTATGGTCTTGCCACGGGTCTTGATCCCaagcgggaggaggaggaggcctccAACCTCGGGCCTCTGGTGCCAGATTCAGACAGCGACGACTCGGTGGACCGGGACATTGAGGAAGCCATCCAGGAGTACCTGAGGGCCAAGAGCGGGGCCGCCCCGCCGCCTGCAGCCGGGGACGCGGCCCGTCGGTGCGGACCAGAGCCAGCTCTGAGCGGCGCCCCAGCTGCCCCGTGTCCCCCAAACCCTGCAGCTGGCCCCAGCCCTGTCCAGGGCTCCGCCTCCCCGCTCAGCGTGAGCAGTGATGACTCCTTCGAACAGAGCATCCAGGCAGAGATCGAACAGTTCCTGAGCGAAAAGAGGCTGCACGAGACCCAGAAAGGTGACCTCCCTGCTGACAGAAAGGCAGATCCCGGTGACAGCTTGGCCAGAGCGACCTGCAGGCCTGGCAGAGAGCCACCACTGAAGGCACCACAGCAGGACCTGCCGGGCACCGGCAAAGAGTTCGTCTTCCGGAAGCTGCCCAGGTCAGCGAAGGCCAGCGCACTGCCCAGAGGCCTCAGGTGCAAGGTCACCGCCGAGCcggctgctgctgccactgcggGGCCCCCTGCAGAGGCCGCACCCAGTAAAGGCAGGGTCCGCAGGGGCGCGGGCTCCGCACGGAAGGGCAGGCAGCCGAGGAGCGTGGCCCTGGTACACGAGGAGCCCGACTCGAGCAGCGACGACGGCATCGAGGAGGCCATCCGGCTGTACCAGCGGGAGCGGCGGAGGGAGGTCCGGGGCCACCAGGGGCCCCTGCCAACAGAGGAGAAGGGGCCCGTGGCCCCTGCTCACAGCCTGAGGGGCCCCTGGCCAGAGGCCCTCAGCAAAACCCCCGGCAAGAAGAAGCCAGCGGCCCCCAAGGCCACAGACCTCGGCCCGGGCGGCCCGGACTCTGAGCACCCGCCCAGGCCCCCCAGGGAAACCACAGCTCCCGTGCCTCCGGGGAGCGCGGCTGCTGAGAGCCTGGGCGTGGACGGGTCCCCATGCCGGGCAGACACGTCTGCCGAGCTGATGTGCGCCGAGGCCATCCTGGACATCTCCAAGACCATCCTGCCAGCCCCCGTGGATGGTGGGGAAAGGCCCCCACCCACCAGCCCGCTGCGCCAGGGCCCCGACGGCAACAGCAGCGCAGTGGACAGTGACGACAGCATCGAGCGGGAGATCCGCACGTTCCTGGCCCTGAAGGCGCAGTCGGGGGGCCCGCTGCCCCACACGGAGACCTGCGCCCGGCCCGCCCACAGCCCGCCACTGCCACCCAGCCTCAGCGCCCCAGCCCCCGACACTCCAGACCCGTCCCCGGGCTGCAGGAGGCGGCGCAGCAGGATGCCCTGCATGCCCAGGCGGCCCAGAGACACGGCCGAGATGCAGGACGCCCAGGACGCCGAGCGCGGCCAGGGCCGGGTGCAGCCTGGCCAGGGGCGAGCCCCCGAGGCCCCCAGAAGGGAGAGCGAGAGCCGCGGGCCGCCTCTCCCCTTCAAGACGGGCGGACCGGGCGATGAGCTCGGGGCCCCGGACCCGCTGGGAGCCGCACCGCCAGGCCCCAGGCAGACGGCCGAGGGGAGGCGCGGGGATGTGCAGGCAAGCTCCGAGGAGAAGAGCAGCTCGCTAGACAGTGACGAGGACCTGGACACGGCCATCAAGGACCTGCTGCGCTCCAAGCGGCGGCTCCGGAAGCGGCACAGGGACCCCCGGGCCAGCTGCAAGAAGAGGGTCCGCTTCAGCACCACAGAGACGCAGTTCCTGGACAAACTGGGGGGCTTCCAGAAAGACTGGAGAGACCGAAGCCCCCACCTGCTGAAAAGCTGTCTCTCCAAGTCCAGAAGAGACAGCAGGGAGACCCCGGGGAGACCCCCGCACATTCCCAGCCAGGAAACATCAAGGGCAAAGGCGGATGGCTCAGGGCTGGAGGATGCGCCCTCGGGCCCCTCAGCCCCCTGGACCCGGGGTAGGGCCGCGCCCAGGGGACTGTTCTCCAGGGAGTCGGAAGCCCGCGAGCCTCCCGGTGCCGCCAGAAGCCCCAGCTCCCTGTCTGATGACAGCAGCTCCATAGACAGCGATGACAGCATCGAGCTGGAGATCAGGAAGTTTTTGGCCGAAAAGGCCAAGGAGTCCGTGAGCGGATCAGAAATTCCAGGAGGGGGCCCAGCCACCCTGGGAACGCCAACTGGGGCCAGGCCGGAGCTCCCGGGCCGGAAAGCACCGCCCCCCGGCCCAGCTGCCCAGCCAGGCATGTGCACGCGGAGCCAGAGGGTCAGGGGGGGCCTGCCGCCAGGGGCCGAGGGACCC GGGGGCCGGGAAGAGCCCTCGCTCCGGGCGGGGGGAGCAGCCCGCACCCTGAGCAGCCCTGCCCCCCAGCCGCCCTGGCCCGGTGCGAGTTGGCGCCGCCCAGGAGCACCAGCGGGCCTACCCCTGCCAAAGGGTCGCCGGCTCCCAGGAGAAACATCTGTGCCCCCAGAGACTCGGGCCCCAGGGGGGCCCGAGGGAGTCACAGGAGAGGGTACGTTCGGCCAGCTCCCAAGCCACGCAGAGGCTGGTGCCCGGGTAGAGGGCCGCAGCTCACTGGCACGGACCCCGGGCTCCCAGCGGGATGGGGTGCCCCGGGCCGGCCTCGCCTTGCCCTGGCCCGACCTCAGCCCCCAGAGCCGGCTGCAGAGCACCTGGGTACTGGGCCCGGAAGGCAGGGACGTGGCTGCGTGGAGAGGGGGCCTCGGcggccagagggagaaggggccGGAGGGCCAGGCCCGGGGCTCACCCAGCCTCGCCACAGACTCCCGGAGGGGCCTGCCCTTCGCCGGCTTCTCACCGCTGCTCTCCACGCAGCTGTTCCATTTCGGGAAGAGCATGCCCTGGGGCGCCAAGCAGGCCAGCCTTTTCAGCCCCGGCCTGGGCCTGCCGCTGCAGGGTCCATCCTTCTCGGCCTTCCGGGAGGCCCAGGCCACCCGCAACCCGGTGTTTGGAAGCCCACGCCTGCTGGTGAAGGAAGGCGGCCGCTGGCCTTGCAGGAAGCCCCGGGCAGGGCTCAGCCTGTCCGACAGGAGGGGGTCGGGGCCGGAAGAGAGTGTCCTGGACCTGCGGTTCGGGCGCAGGGGGCTGGACAGAGACGACGAGGAGCCGGAGGCCTTGGGCAGCGACGCCAGCGAGCTCAGCGACACGTCGGTGGAGGAGGGCGGCGGGCCCACGGCCCAGGGCCCGGTGCTGCAGCTGTGA